From one Peredibacter starrii genomic stretch:
- the glpX gene encoding class II fructose-bisphosphatase, whose protein sequence is MNRNLAMEFVRVTEMAAIASARLMGRGDEKAADQAAVDAMRAMLDSVECDATVVIGEGERDEAPMLYIGEKVGSGTGAKLEIALDPLEGTTICAHGGYNSISVMAIGEAGNLLHAPDTYMLKIASGPEGKGKLDIRQTPTENLKRLAEAKKCRVADLTAIVLDRPRHKELIEEIRAAGARINLIGDGDVSAAIATATPNSGIDILFGIGGAPEGVIAAAALQCLNGEFQGILKPRNPGEVERALKMGIDDINRVFKIDDLAKGNLMFVATGVTTGNFLDGVVFKPWGCLTHSLVMRSESGTIRHIRAEHHFDKKPRY, encoded by the coding sequence ATGAACCGTAACTTAGCCATGGAATTTGTACGAGTGACCGAGATGGCCGCTATTGCCTCTGCCCGTTTAATGGGTCGTGGGGATGAAAAAGCAGCTGACCAGGCCGCGGTAGATGCTATGCGGGCCATGCTTGATTCAGTTGAGTGTGATGCCACTGTCGTTATCGGTGAAGGTGAGCGTGATGAAGCTCCTATGCTTTATATCGGTGAGAAAGTTGGTTCAGGAACTGGGGCCAAACTAGAAATCGCTCTTGATCCTCTGGAAGGAACTACAATTTGTGCTCACGGTGGTTATAACTCAATTTCGGTTATGGCGATCGGTGAAGCAGGCAACCTTCTTCATGCTCCAGATACATACATGTTAAAAATCGCTTCCGGCCCGGAAGGGAAAGGTAAGCTTGATATTCGTCAAACTCCGACTGAAAACTTGAAGCGTCTTGCTGAGGCCAAAAAATGTCGAGTGGCGGATCTGACTGCGATCGTTTTGGATCGTCCACGTCATAAAGAACTCATCGAAGAAATTCGTGCAGCAGGTGCTCGTATTAACCTTATCGGCGACGGTGACGTTTCTGCGGCAATTGCTACTGCGACTCCAAATTCAGGGATCGATATCCTTTTCGGTATCGGTGGTGCTCCTGAGGGTGTAATCGCTGCGGCAGCGTTGCAGTGTCTGAACGGAGAGTTCCAGGGAATTTTGAAACCTCGTAATCCAGGTGAAGTAGAGCGTGCTCTGAAAATGGGTATTGATGATATCAACCGTGTTTTCAAAATTGATGACCTTGCCAAAGGAAACCTGATGTTCGTTGCCACAGGGGTCACGACTGGTAACTTCCTTGATGGTGTTGTCTTTAAACCATGGGGCTGTCTGACTCACTCGCTTGTGATGAGAAGTGAATCTGGTACAATTAGACATATCAGAGCTGAACACCATTTTGATAAGAAACCTAGATACTAA
- a CDS encoding type II toxin-antitoxin system RatA family toxin: MARAERTEIFDVPADKFYQAIVDYKNYPQFVDGMKSVEVKSESADGATVTFNLNLIKEISYTIKLANKPHSEVSWSLVSGDMMKINNGKWTLKDLGGKTEVTYSLEVELKGFMPGLGMIEKTLVNTNLPLNMKAFAKRAASL, translated from the coding sequence ATGGCCCGTGCTGAACGTACTGAAATTTTTGATGTCCCTGCTGATAAGTTTTACCAAGCGATTGTTGATTATAAGAACTATCCACAGTTCGTAGATGGAATGAAATCAGTAGAAGTTAAAAGTGAATCAGCCGATGGAGCAACGGTCACATTTAACCTGAACCTTATTAAAGAAATCTCATATACGATTAAACTAGCGAACAAGCCTCACTCTGAAGTGAGCTGGTCACTGGTTTCTGGTGATATGATGAAAATCAATAATGGCAAATGGACCCTGAAAGATCTTGGTGGAAAAACTGAAGTGACTTATTCACTTGAAGTTGAACTTAAAGGCTTTATGCCAGGCCTTGGTATGATCGAGAAGACTCTTGTGAATACCAACCTTCCACTTAATATGAAGGCCTTTGCTAAAAGAGCAGCGAGCTTATAA
- the serB gene encoding phosphoserine phosphatase SerB: protein MSKFVLCCVSTTAIKESFHRELTDLLNRHHAQTEKHIHLSQEGLWALDMPVIFSDPADAKNIKFELIDLSNKYQVDMALLPDHPSRTNRKLIVFDMDATLIKQEVINELADANNVGDKVKEITVRAMNGDMTFDESLKTRVSFLKGLHRSKMEGILARLELNPGVAKLIKEVQKLGYKTAIISGGFKYFAESFRERLKMDYAFANDLEWDGDVLTGQVSGPVVNAEEKARLLKVLAEKENITLDQVVAVGDGANDIPMLLTAGFGIAFHAKEKVKQAANHQMGHGPMSIILYFLGVPGDHRDEAV, encoded by the coding sequence ATGAGTAAGTTTGTTCTTTGTTGTGTATCAACCACGGCGATTAAAGAAAGTTTCCATCGGGAGCTGACTGATCTTTTAAACCGCCATCATGCGCAGACTGAAAAGCATATTCATTTGTCGCAAGAGGGTCTTTGGGCCCTGGATATGCCGGTGATCTTTTCAGATCCAGCAGATGCCAAGAACATTAAGTTTGAACTCATCGATCTCTCAAATAAGTACCAGGTTGATATGGCCCTTTTGCCAGATCATCCCTCTCGCACGAATCGAAAACTCATCGTTTTTGATATGGATGCCACTCTCATTAAACAAGAAGTGATCAATGAACTGGCCGACGCCAACAACGTTGGCGACAAGGTAAAAGAAATCACCGTTCGGGCGATGAATGGTGACATGACTTTTGATGAATCATTGAAGACCAGAGTTTCATTTTTAAAAGGGCTTCACCGCTCAAAAATGGAAGGCATACTTGCTCGTCTGGAGCTTAATCCGGGTGTGGCAAAGCTCATCAAAGAAGTTCAAAAACTGGGTTACAAGACCGCCATTATTTCTGGTGGCTTTAAGTATTTTGCGGAAAGTTTTCGTGAGCGTCTTAAGATGGATTATGCCTTTGCCAATGATTTGGAATGGGACGGCGATGTACTTACAGGACAAGTCTCAGGACCAGTGGTGAATGCGGAAGAGAAGGCACGTCTCTTAAAAGTTCTCGCTGAAAAAGAAAATATCACTCTGGATCAAGTCGTTGCAGTTGGTGATGGGGCAAATGATATCCCGATGCTTCTTACTGCGGGATTCGGAATCGCTTTCCACGCCAAAGAAAAAGTGAAGCAAGCTGCGAACCACCAAATGGGCCATGGACCCATGAGTATCATTCTTTATTTCCTCGGCGTTCCTGGAGATCATAGAGATGAAGCTGTATAA
- the pgsA gene encoding CDP-diacylglycerol--glycerol-3-phosphate 3-phosphatidyltransferase produces MEKLENDLEIDNLPNRLTFFRMLMIPVVVLTLYFTEDTPHWLTPYQSWLGHIACWIFVVASITDFLDGYIARKRNIVTVFGSFLDPIADKFLVVSALIMLMGLDRVHPIVVIILVLREMYMTSLRLLAMTEDVDVPVSNMGKWKTGTQMVATPMLMVYDDFLGIDTALVGTILIYIAALLSLWSALKYSLSMIKKLQEKRAEKKRAKKEQKLSKEST; encoded by the coding sequence ATGGAAAAGCTTGAAAACGATCTGGAAATTGATAACCTGCCAAACCGCCTGACTTTTTTCAGGATGCTGATGATTCCAGTCGTCGTGCTGACCCTGTATTTCACAGAAGACACACCTCATTGGCTCACTCCTTATCAAAGTTGGCTTGGACACATTGCTTGCTGGATTTTCGTTGTGGCATCCATCACTGATTTTCTTGATGGCTATATTGCACGTAAGCGCAACATCGTAACGGTCTTTGGTTCTTTCCTTGATCCTATCGCTGATAAATTTCTCGTGGTATCGGCCCTGATTATGCTCATGGGCCTGGATCGCGTTCACCCCATTGTTGTAATCATTCTGGTTCTGCGTGAAATGTATATGACTTCCCTTCGCCTCTTGGCCATGACGGAAGATGTGGATGTGCCAGTAAGTAACATGGGTAAATGGAAAACCGGAACACAGATGGTGGCGACACCGATGCTTATGGTTTATGACGATTTCTTAGGCATTGATACAGCTCTGGTAGGAACGATTCTTATTTATATTGCTGCCCTACTTTCACTTTGGTCAGCGCTTAAGTACTCACTCTCTATGATTAAAAAACTTCAAGAGAAGCGTGCTGAGAAAAAACGCGCGAAGAAAGAACAAAAACTCTCAAAAGAATCCACATGA
- a CDS encoding PilZ domain-containing protein has translation MERRFNLIKSDFEKHEKRILPRFPFCYLTFKSDDTSRVYEIKDISHTGMQLSLKEDGKDFATDTALKGHIHWLGKSLDIAGTVKWSTPNRIGVEFIKKRDVLDRVQNFLQMEEMVKRLKPLHKVDDGLEIPARLKYWLRSDGPVEIFVWQHNDGEMSKFQVLFLETFVEWEDGQGLKTGRILSKRNVDTPLITEDEWVFNIDPDADGDKLERIKTLVGLISIDLLPAETKTFLLRQLS, from the coding sequence ATGGAAAGACGTTTTAATTTGATTAAGAGTGATTTTGAGAAGCATGAGAAGAGAATTCTTCCTCGTTTCCCGTTCTGTTATTTAACTTTTAAATCCGACGATACTTCTCGTGTATACGAGATCAAAGATATTTCACACACTGGTATGCAGCTTTCTTTGAAAGAGGACGGCAAGGATTTCGCGACTGATACTGCGCTTAAGGGCCATATTCATTGGCTAGGTAAGAGCTTAGACATTGCAGGAACTGTGAAGTGGAGCACGCCAAATCGAATTGGTGTGGAGTTCATTAAAAAACGAGATGTATTGGACCGCGTTCAGAATTTTCTTCAAATGGAAGAGATGGTTAAGCGTCTTAAGCCTCTTCATAAAGTGGATGACGGTCTGGAGATTCCGGCCCGCCTTAAGTACTGGCTTCGTTCAGACGGCCCAGTAGAAATTTTTGTGTGGCAGCACAATGACGGTGAGATGTCGAAGTTTCAGGTTCTTTTCCTAGAGACGTTTGTTGAATGGGAAGACGGCCAGGGGCTTAAAACCGGACGAATTCTGTCAAAAAGAAATGTCGATACTCCACTTATCACAGAGGATGAGTGGGTATTCAATATCGATCCTGATGCAGATGGAGATAAGCTAGAGCGTATCAAAACTCTGGTTGGCCTCATCTCAATCGATCTTTTACCAGCAGAAACTAAAACATTTCTACTGCGTCAATTGAGTTAA